One Mycolicibacterium fallax genomic window, TGATGAGCCAGCTGCGCAAGACCAAGACCAACTACGAGTTCCTGGTCCAGGTGTCCAAGACCGCCCCCGGCGGCGCCGACGCCGACTGACCCCGGTCAGGGCACCAGGACCACCCGGGAACCGGCCGGCTCACCGCGGTCCCAGGCGTCGGCGACCTCGCTCAGCGGGCGGGCCCGGGCGCTGCCCTCCGGTGGCACGCTGCCCAGCCCGGTGCCGATGAGCTCGATGCCCGCGCTCCGCAGGATCTCCGCGGGCAGGGTGATGTTCGGCCCGGCCATCGAACCGATCTGTACGAAACGCGTGCGGTGATAGCTGGCGGTCAGACCGCTGTTGCCCAGCACGCCCAGGACCTGCTCGGCCGGCGGGCCCCACAGGTAGTCCAGGACGGCGTCGATGCGGCGTTCGGCATGCAGCGCGGCGAGTCGGTCGGCGGCCTGCCCGTCCAGGACGATCGTCTCGTCGGCGCCCGCGGTGCGCAGCCAGTCCGGCCGCTCCGCGTTGCGTCCAAGCGCCACCACGTGCCCCGCACCGAACTGCGACTTGGCCAGTTGCACCGCCGTCGCTCCCGTGACGCCGGTCGCGCCGAGGATCACCACGGTCTGACCGGGCTGGATCGCCGCGGCGTACTCCAGCGCGAACCAGGACGACAGACCGGCGTTCGGGATGGCTGCCGCCAGCACCGGATCCAGACCCGCGGGCAGCACGGTTGCGGCCGCCGGGTCGACGAGCGTGCGTTCGGCCATCAGCCCGTAGGGCTGCGTGGCGGTGGTGTAGGCCAGCCGCCCGTCGGCGAGCTGGACGACGCCGTCGATGCCGGCGGTGTCAGCGCGGCGCTGCCGTAGTGCGAGCCCGACACCAGCAGCCGGTCGAGGTTCTTGCCGCCGCGGCCAGCACGGTCGCGACCTCGGTGTGCTCGGTGGTGCCGGCTCGGCGACGTCGCCGTAGCGCGGCGAGGTGCCGAAGGTGTCGACGACGGCGGCCCTCATGATCACTCCTTCGTTGATGCCGTGGTCCCGGAGCGCAGGGCCGGGACGAGATAGCGCTGCAACTGGCTCACCAGCGCGGGCCGGTCGTCGGGGTCGAGCCGCTCCGAGGCGACCGTCGTCACGCTCAGCACCACCCGGGCCACCCACTCGCTGGCCTCATCGAGGTCGTCCACCTCGACCTCGCCGCGCTCGGCCGCCGCGGCCAGGTAGGGCCGCCAGAACGCGGCCAAGTCGGGCACCAGGCCCGCGACCCCGGCTCCGGCGCACGCGGCGAACTCCTCGGGTTCCTCCTGACGCAGCCGCATCAACAGCGAGCCGGGGGAGCCGTAGGCCGAGCGACCCAGCTGGATGCCCGAGGCGATCTGCTCGACGATCCCGTCGACGGCCCCCAGCATGGAGTGCGACTCGCCCCAGTAGACGTCGTTGAGCCGGACCAGCGCGGCGCCCAGCAGTGCGACCTTGTCCGGGTAGTGCCGATAGAGCCAACCGCGCGAGACACCGGCCAGCTCGGCCACCTCGGACACCGTGGTGGCCCGAATGCCCTTGTCCCGCAGGCAGGCCTCGGCGGCATCCATCAGCCGCTCACGCACGGTCTTGGTCGGTGTGGCGGTTTCCACCGGACGCCTCCTTGCAGCCGGGCAGGCAGATGATCGACGATTCTGTCAGGGACCCGAGGCTACCCGGTGGCCCGACACATGGTAGACACTTTTGCAAATCTGTTCACGATCTGGGGAGTTCCGATGGCCGAAACGCTGCAGCAGCTGCTTCGCGAACGTGCCGGACAGGACTCCGTCGCCATCAAACACGGTGATCGCAGTCAAACCTGGGCCGAGCACGTCGCCGAGGCGTCCGCGCAGGCCGCGGCGCTGATCGAGCTCGCCGAACCGGGCCGGTCGCTGCACGTCGGCACCCTGCTGGGCAACACCCCCGAGATGCTGACCGCGATGGCCGCCGCCGCCCTCGGCGGCTACGTGCTGTGCGGCATCAATGACACCCGACGCGGTGCGGCGCTGGCCAGCGACATCGCCAAGGTGGAATGCCAGATCCTGCTGGTCGACGACGCGCACCGGGACCTGCTCGCCGATTTGGAGCTGCCCGGCGTCACCGTCATCGACGTCGGGGACGCCTCCTGGCCGCACCGCGAGCTGACGCCGCAGCGTGAGGTCGGGCCCGACGACACCTTCATGATGATCTTCACCTCGGGCACCAGCGGCGCCCCCAAGGCCGTCCGGGTTCCGCACGCCATCGTGCTGTTCTCCGCCGGCGCGCTGGTCACTCGCTACGACCTCACCGCCGAGGACACCTGCTACCTGGCGATGCCGCTGTTTCACTCCAACGCCGTCTACGCCGGGTGGGAGTGGCGCCCGCCGGCGCCGCCATGGCACCGGCGGCTTCTCGGCGTCGGGATTCCTGCCCGAC contains:
- a CDS encoding TetR/AcrR family transcriptional regulator, coding for METATPTKTVRERLMDAAEACLRDKGIRATTVSEVAELAGVSRGWLYRHYPDKVALLGAALVRLNDVYWGESHSMLGAVDGIVEQIASGIQLGRSAYGSPGSLLMRLRQEEPEEFAACAGAGVAGLVPDLAAFWRPYLAAAAERGEVEVDDLDEASEWVARVVLSVTTVASERLDPDDRPALVSQLQRYLVPALRSGTTASTKE